ctcgtgcgaacaaagtccatatcctggcggagctcctgacgccttttggaaaaacgcatgtcaatgcaggtggcaagatgaataagttcatgtaggttagcaggaatttctcgtgcggccagcacatctttaatgtcactggataggccttttttaaaggtcgcgcagagggaattggatggcgtactcgccaacagaagaattaccctggaccaggttcagcagggcagtctcggcagaagaggctcgggcaggttcctcaaagacacttcgaatctccgtgaagaaggagtgtacagaggcagtgacaggatcattgcggtcccagagcggtgtggcccatgacagggctttcccagacagaaggctgactaggaaagccaccttagacatttcagttggaaactggtccgacatcatctccaaatgcagggaacattgcgaaagaaaaccacggcaaaacttagagtccccatcaaatttatccggcaaggataatcggaggctggaagcggccactcgctgcggaggaggtgcaggagctggcggaggagatgattgctgaatctgtggtagtagctgctgtagcatcacggtcagttgagacagctggtggccttgttgcgctatctgttgcgactgctgggcgaccaccatggtgaggtcggcgacaactggcagtgggacctcagcgggatccatggccggatctactgtcacgaatcggctggctggaggtggatcctctgtgccagagagggattggcgtggaccgtgtcggtggaccggttctatgttgctactggtattcaccagagcctgccgcaaagcgggatggtcttgcagcggcggtagcaaccaggtcgtatccaccggcaatggctcaacctctctgactgctgagataagcgcggtacaagggagtagacaagagcaaggtcggatgtagtagaaggtcagggcagacagcaaggatcgtagtcagtggcaacggcaggaggtctggaacacaggctaggaacacacaaggaaacgctttcactggcacaatggcaacaagatccggcaagggagtgcaggggaagtgaggtataagtagggagtgcacaggtgaagatactgattaggcctgctgcgccaatcagtggcgcagtggtcctttaaatcgcagagacccagcgtgtgcgccctaaggagcggggccgcgcgcgccgggacaacacagacggggaacgggtcaggtacgggagccgggatgcgcatcgcgagcgggcgcgtcccgcgtcgcgaatcgcatcccggctgggagtaatatcgcagcgcgcccggtcagcaggtctgaccggggcgctgcgaatgagagcacgctgcgagcgctccggggaggagcggggacccggagcgctcggcgtaacatacacaTGATGAACACCTAGGTTACCATTAGGAAATCAGGCAGAGAAAAAGAGGAAAATCCAGCTCCCAAGGTGCAAGTacaataaaacttaacgtttacttcatccaattaaaaataaaatttcatggtggaagtgagtggtgacatgtcactctaaaattGAAGTGAAACACTGACGTGTTTCGAGCATAAGCTCTTAATCATTAGAAAATGTTACCATTTCTTCCTAACACTGTCTAATTTTGTAGTCTTCATGGAGATTTGGCTACCTTCTGTAGTCACCATATTGGAATGTATTTAGGCTCTGACAttgactatttaaaaaaaaaaataatggttttACATACTGCAGAACATACTGCAGACACAAAACATCCCTGACATACCTCATTAAAAAGattcagcctttttttttcttctaataatAGTGCCACTCTTGTCCGGAATTGTGTCatatattgcagctcagccctatATAAAGAGGGCTTCCCCAAaaatttaattaattttaatgaaTGAATGGATCTGATTCTAGCAGAAGGGATAATCCTCCTGAGTTGCTGTGGCAATGCCAGGGTCAATCAGGGGGCTTAGATGACAGGCCAATTACATCTGCTCTCAGCATCCACGCCTTTCCCAGGTGGGATATACATACTTAGCCAACCTGTTACTCTTGGCCTGTGTTTGAGTTCTTTCTGCACTAGATCTTGTAATAGTAAAGTGAAGATATCTCAGCACTCAGCAGGAAATTCTTAAAAACACATAGCTTTATTAATCACTTCTTAAAAATCCATATAGGAAGGGACACTATAAAAAATAGACCAACGCATTTCAGGATCACCCTTTTTCAAGGTCCTACCACTACCCCATTAGACACCAAATAAATACTAAAGAGATTATGAAATCCCTCCCCTCCCACATTTCCATACAGCTTCCAAACCACAATTTAACTCTATAATAGCTAGCACAGAAAATTCAAGCAGCAGATCATACTATAGGAGTGTAAACGGGGACATATACTGAATGTAGTTTTATAATGCAATGTTGGTTCCAAATAATAAGGATCAAAAAATACtgatttatttcaataaaataacaTGACGTCCGACTTATAATTAAGACCCTGTGGGAACCGTGATCCCATTTTTAAAATCCAAAATGCCTCTCGTGTAAGGAGTTTCCTCCTTCTATCTCCTCCATGAGAAGGTTTGAATACCTGCTCAATAGGAACAACACAGATAGCTGAGACACTGCCATTTGTGAGTGTCTCAAAAATGTTTTGATGTTTTTGAAGTCAGACGTTCTCGCACCGGACACATATTCCGCAATTCTTTGTTGGAGTTTTCTCGCTGTGGAACCAACATATTGCATTTTACAAATAGAGCAAGCGATACAGTAAACCACAAACTTTGTTTCACAAGAGATGTAAGAATTGATTTTAAACTGCTGACCATTAACCTCCGATTTAACCATATCTGTTTTAACCATATATTTGCGCACCGAACATTGTGTGCCTCCACGTCGCACTGAGCCTGTGTATTTAAGCCAGGTTGGTTTACTTTGCTTATTCATCAATTCCTTATTTTCAAAGAAGCTCTGTGAAATAGTATTGCCTATTGTACAATTTCATTTGGCTACATACCGGCACCCTGAGTGTAAAATGTTGGCTAATACAGGATCCTGTTTCAAAATACTCAAATTATTCATGATgatatattttttctatggaaactgCTTAGAAAATACTTTGAAAAAAACAGGTAATCTGCTCCCTATTTTAGATGTCTCTTGAAAGTGCTAAATATCTTGAAAGAAGGAGAGAGTCTAAGTATTTTCAATGAAAGGATGCACAATTATCTTTACGTCCCCCAACCAGTCTGTCCTATCTTACATTGCTTGCTTAAGTTGCATAAAGGGGTTTCCAACCCCTTTGCGACCCATAGTAGCTGGATTAGTGTCAGCCTGTGAAAGAATCTCTATGTGGCTGGACAGTCTCTAACTGGACAGCCTTTGGAGGTTTGTATCCCTGGATTTATACGGCACACCAAAGAGCTTCTAAATTCTCTGCAAAATATGACATGGGACTCTGAAACAGCGTGAGTATCATGTGACTTAACATCTTTGTACAGTATTATTTATTCTTCACGAATGAGCTTTGGTAGCTGTTGAGTTCCATCTTAGGAAGTACAGCAATTCTTCTCCCATTTTGAAACAATACATTTTGAATGTTACTTTGTTTTGTTACAGCATAATTATTTTTAGTTTGACGGATCTTTCCTCCTCCAAGTCTGTGGAAATCCAATGGGGGCAAAATTCTTGCCCTCATTGGCAAAACTATACATGGCTTGGTGGAAGGAAAGATCCGTCTACACCTCTGCCAATCCTTTTCTCCACCTCATCACCTGGTAAAGTCGTTATATTAATGACATACTGGTGGTGTGGCGGGGGCCGTTGGATGATCAATACATGTTTTCTTCAGTATCTCAATTCCAATTATGACAATTTGGTGTTCACTTTTAATTTCAGTACTACagaaatggtatttttggatgtTGATTTTATGTCAGACCCAGCAGAGGGTAACGTGCAGTCCAGATTGCATAGGAAAGTTATTTATGGGAACTATATGCTTCATGCAGACAGTAGTCAGAAAACCATACAATTAAAAATCTCCAAATAGGAGAATTTATTCGTGCAAGAAGATCATGTTCCACAGAAAAGTTTTTTGAGGAGAAATGCATCACTATACTGCGAAAAAAAGACTGCGAAATAGAGAATATGAGCAGAAGGTATTGTAAAATCTAAGAGCAAAGAGGATTTTTTTGTATAGTGGATGGCGTAATTTGAATAACTCTCAAGAGACATCTAAAATAGGGAGCCGATTAccagtttttttccccacagtattTTCTAAGCAGTTTACACGGATAAAAAGATATCATCATGGATAATTTGAGTATTTTGAAACGGGATCCTGTATTAGCCAACATTTTATACTCAGGGTGCTGGTATGTAGCCAAATGAAATTGTACAATAGGCAATACTATTTCACAGAGCTTATTTGAAAATAAGGAATTGATGAATAAGCAGAGTAAACTAACCTGGCTTGAATACAAAGGCTCAGTGCAACGTGGAAGCACACAATGTTCGGTGCGCAAATATATGGTTAAAACAGATATGGTGAAATCGGAGGTTAATGGTCAGCAGTTTAAAATCAATTCTTACATCTCTTGTGAAACAAAGTTTGTTGGTTTACTGTATCACTTGATCACGTGTAAAATGCAATATGTTGGTTCCATAGCGAGAAACCTCAAACAAAGAATTGCGGAATATGTGTCCGGTGTGAGAACGTATGACTTAGTTCAGACTAGAGCGATTTCTGGTagattaaaacatttttgagACACTCACAATGGCAGTGTCTCAGTTATGTTCGTTGTTCCTATTGAGCAGGTATTCAAACCTGCCCATGGAGGAGATAGGAGAAGGAAACATGAGAGGCATTTTGGATTTATAAAAATGGGATCACTGTTCCCACAGGGTCTTAATTATAAGTCAGACGTCATGTTATTGAAATAAATCAGTTTCTTTTGATCCTTATTATGTGGAACCTACATTGCATTATAAAACTACATTCAGTATATGTCTCTGTTCACACTAGTATAGTGTGCTTTGCTGCTTGAATGTTCTGTGCTAGCTATTATAGGGTTAAATTATGGTTAGGAAGCTGTATAGTATTGTAGGTAGGGGGAGGGATTTCATGATCTCTTTAGTATTTACTTGGTATCTAATGGAGTAGTGGTAGGACCTTGAAAAAGGGTGATCCCAAAAGAGTTGGTCTATGTCCCTTCCTATATGGATTTTTAAGAAGTGATTAATAAAGCTGTGTTTTTAAGAATTTCCTGCTCCGGAATGCTGAGATATCTTCACTTTACTATTGGAAGTCACTATTGTCGAGCTGGGAAGGACCGTGGATTATCAAGTGGAAGGGTgtgctgaaacatttttcttttttattattatttccatCCTGTGTATTTTTGACCCTTGGTTAAGTGACTCGACTATTCTTCTGTTTTACGTATTTgtactgcatattttctgcagctgattttgttacccatttacttcaatgggtaggaaaatcaacTGCAGAAAAGAGACATgatatcctgtatgtgtgaacatacccttaaggggTATTTTAACATTGTTCAAAAATGTTATACACTACGGGGGATAAGAGCTTGGTGCAGGGCCTGCccactcagtcaatcactggccaagaccgGACACCACCAGTGATTTGCTGAGCGGGCAAGTCCTGCACAGAGCACTAGTCTTTGATGCACCACCAGAATACCTGAGATAAAATAACAGCAATACTactactattaaaatataactgaCACAGTAATACCTACAGATTTATACTGTAAGCAGATTTGTGTACTATACATAATTTCTGACaatttcctatatactgtatatatatataaaagaagaaaatccaCCTATTCACATGTATAATTTGTGAAATTTTGTTTAAatataagagaaaaaaaagtattactttttgttgttttttttacttccttTGCTCTGTTTTTGCGGTATTTCTAATTGATATTTATATTGTTCATAAAGAAGAATTGTGTCATACATTATAGTGGAATGAGTTAGTATTCTGGATGTAGATTAACAAAGCCCATATCTAAAATATGTAGATAGAAATCCACCATACAAATGTATGGTTAATTTGTTTCATAGGTCTGGCCGGAAAGACTGATTTGGATGACCTTCGCATTGATGCCATATTAGACACCATTGACGACTTCGTATCACGGTTTCCATGGGATGCAGCTGACCAGGTATAAAAGTGTCATACAGACTTTTATTACTACTCCCATTGGCTCCTAGTGACAAGAAAATGTCTGCTGGATgtctattaaagggaatctgtcagcttcaTGTGTTGCTAAGGGATGCAGATACAGATGGATAGTGttaagggtataaaagcaaatccTGCCTCTCCTGAAGCTGATGGTGCCTACGAAAGTTATAAAGTCACCTTTCTATTTATCAGTGGGGCTAACACAAATCCTCCCTTGCCCTCACTTCCCAGCCCCATCTTGATTGATATTCAGGGATCTGTGCATCAGTTCAGGAGGTGAAAGGTGGTGAAGATGAGCCAGGATGATGCCAGCCCTTCATCCTACTGGAATGTATTTGCCATGTACATTTCTAGGAACCAGTGTAAGATAATATTTCTCTCTAAACGGATATATTGGTTGGCTGAATGGCCAGAGTGCAGCAGGACCAGACAGCTATTTAATGTGCATTATGACCTCCTAGGAGTTAAAGATTGAAAAGTTGAATTTCATCTGCTCAATCCTTTCATTCTCTGAAAGACAGACCAATGCCAGAGGGGTCTTGTTTGGCAAAGCGTGCATGCGTATGGGGCAGTTGGGTGAGCTGTTTGGCTAAAAgttatctaaagcagtgtttcccaacccagtcctcaaggcacaccaacagtccaggatttaaatttttccctgttctattccaatggagtaactgaaaaaacccggaatgttggtgtgccttgaggactgggttgggaaacactgatctaaagcaTATGGCTGGcttaaaaatacaaatacatcTGTAAAACATATAGATAGCCACTATAGTCTGTAGACAAGTAAATGCTATGAGCTCCATCTATACCTAAAAGTTGGTTCTCATTGTGAGTAACGGAAGGAGTAGTGAAAAACCTAAagatgtactccgcccctatccaaaggaaaggggataagatgtctgatcacggggggccagcctctgggacccctcgcaatctccaTGCAGTACTTGGCATTCTAAACACTATGTTGGTGTGAGCAGCTGTGGTCATGAcgtcgggtgctgcacggagatcacgggtggtcccagtggccggacccccacgataagatgtctaggggcggaatgccTCTTTTAtgaaaaaaagagggaaaaccAATTGTATCATATGTTACTGAACTCATTTTCTACAGAAGCTGGAGTGGTCTTGCTGTGGCTCCTTGTTACACCTCAGAACAGAATCCTCTGTTATTTCAGATAACTTCTCAGGATGAGCTTTCCTGTGTGTTTGTGCTTGAAGAGTAGCACTATTTTGGCCATTATTTAAATTATATATGGCATTGTTCATCAGATTTCTGCTTTGTAGGCTCCATCTGTAATGTTCAGCTGCCCCATAGCTAGTAGAGTGGAGGCAAGCGATTACTTTGCACACCTAGAAGAGGGATTACTTTTCTCTTGTATCTTTCTTTATACCACaccctaagaagcagcagcagcaaggatgACCTTACATAGCAGGACTGAGTAGCCTAAGCTGCTGGGGTGACATCTAATACTCACAAGTAAGCTTATGTATTCTGCAGTCTGTCTCATTTGAACTGTCTTTAGCCACCTCCCTCCTTTTTCCACAGACTTCTATAGGCAGCATGTAATCTGATCCTCAGTGAGTTGTTAGTCTGTCTTGTTAAGACAACACAGGCTTGAGCTGTTTATCAGAGTAGATGATAAGTTTAGGAAGGTTGAGAGAGCAGAAAAGGAGCCAGACAATTTGAAAAAAGATTCTGTTTGGTTAAGATACATAACAAAGTTTCCTATATTAGCTcgtactattgatttatgcacAGTTTGTTAAACCAGACCTTTTATTTAAATTGTCATTGTACAGGTTTTATTAATTCTGTTGGAAATTTGAGCATGTCAGGAAATGTaaactatttattattattattattttgtacttAAACTGGTATTTAAGATTTGTATGTTGGAAGTGTTTAaattacccccccaaaaaaagattcATGTGCAATAAATCAGTTTAAAATGTTGATAAAACGTTCACAAGATTTTGATTTCCTATGTGGCTCATTGTTATTTATTAAATGTATATTTTTGAACATTGAGATTTAGACATTTATATTTCTTAGGAGAAGAAAGAGTACATTGATAAATTTGGTGGCACTGTCCTGTCTGGCTTGGCGAAAGAATTGGGAGATAATAAGTGGTTTCTTGGGAAATATGTAAGTACACATTAAAACATTGTAGACTTGGTTTTTTTAGTAtgtgatttgtgtgttttttatttttattttatttaatccatTGTCAAACTGTGTTTTATTTTAAGAAGTATAATTGTATTTCCATaatgaacataaaaaaatgagTAATTCAATGTCCAGTTTTATTCAGTATGACCTATTGTTGTAAACTTAGCTGATTAAATTAAGTTTGAATACAAATTTCTAAGTTCTTAAAGCATTaccgtaataaaaaaaaaaaaagccaaacaacAACTTTAGACTTGTTACACAGCCATGTCCCAAAGTTTTTAATGGTGGGGGTCTAGGTGATGAAACCTCTAGATATAGTAGAGAGAAGTGCGCAGCTGTACACTTCACTTTCCAGCTCACTAGCCAATCCTCCTCATTACTGGCTTCATAGACTTACAATGGAGTCAGACTCCTGCAATAAGTCAGATAAGTTGGCAAGCCTGCGAGTGATTTGCACATTTGCATGCTTCTCCCCTCTATAAGTAGAGATCATGGGGGTTTCAGTATTGGGGCCCCCGAGTGATAAAAACATTTGACAAGTCTGCAACATGTTAAAGGTTTTTTTCTAAATGGCAGTAATGCTAAACCCACCCTAACTCTGCCTGCAGTCAGCTACAATGTTATCATTTTACTTTCTTAACTTTGGTGGGTTTGGCCGACTTTCTAAAGTTAAAGGAGGCCTTCTGACTCTTATACTTTAGACAGTCAGCCAAACCCACCAAAGGTTTCTCTCTCCCAAAACAATAGGGACAGGTGGCAGAAATCCAACACGTCTAACCCTTCTCTCCATAAACATCATCTGTCTGTGGAGAGAAtggttgggcatgttggattaTTGCCACCTATCCCTATTTTTCTAGGAGAAATAAGCCACCGCCAGAGCGGTCTGGCTGCGGCTTACCCCTCCCCATAGAAGATACATGAACATTCATGTAAAAGCTAAACTGTATTCAGGGTTGAAAATCTCTGACATTCATATCTAGTTTTGTTTTTATGATTATAAATGTCTAGAAATAATGAGTGAGATTTATTAATGCCGTTTTAACGGTTATGTTAATTTTATCTCATGTGGCTGGCTTAAAAAGATTTGCTTTATTTTGGGGCATTTATATCTCACTTCAAGTCACATTTTCttgtcattaaaggggaactgcggtggggaattttttttttttttttttttttcaagaaactgGTtcgagaaagtttaacagatttgtaaatcacttctatttgaaaatcttaacccttctagtacttataagctgctgtacactacagatatactatagagaaatttgtgcatttcttttctgtctgacaacagtgctctctgctgacacctctgtccgtgtcacgaactgtccagagcaggagaggttttctatggggatatgattctaatctggagagttcctgacatggacagaggtttcagcagagggcactgttgtcacactggaaagaactttacaaatgtctctgtagtatacagtagttgaTAAGTATTgcaaggcttcagattttgaaatataagtaatttacaaatctgtttaactttcaggcaccagttgatttgaaaacatttgttttctacttgtttccaccggagttcccctttaagcctcaTCACTTTTAACCCTTTTTCTGCCACGGACATATACAATACTTCCTGCCAGGGagaaacttaaaggggcactccggtggaaaacttttttttttaatcaactggtgccagaaagttaaacagatttgtaaattacttcttttaaaaaatcttaatccttgaagtacttattagctgctgaatactacagaggaaattattttctttttggaacacagtgctctctgctgacatcatgaccacactgttctctgctgacatctctgtccattttaggaactgtccagagcagcatatgtttgctatggggattttctcctactctggacagttcttaaaatggacagaaatgtcagcagagagcactgtggtcatgatgtcagcagagagctctgtgttccaaaaagaaaataatttcctctgtagtattcagcagctaataagtactggaaggattaaattctttaatagaagtatttacaaatctgtttaactttctggcaccagttgattaaaaataaaaaagttttccaccagagtacccctttaagcagactaGGGTGAATTAAATATCTCCTGGCTACTCATAACTGTATCTAACCCTGTATTACAGTAAGAGCTGCAACCTTGGCTTCTTTTGAATTAAATACTGGTGCAATTCATGACAAAGTtgaggaaaatgtaaaaatgctaCAAAATGTGGTTAAAATGCAACATGTGACCGTAGCCTGAAGACTTCCAATTTGCCTTATAGTAATATCTCTATGCTGCACATATCAAACAAAAACTGCACAGAATGTGAACTGACCATAGCCCATTTTTGAGTCTCAGCAATTTTGGCTGCTGGAGTCTAGTCGGGGGATAGATCATCAGGTGTTTCATAATAACTGATGAGACTTTATTCCCTCTTACTACAAAGCCAGAGGAGTCTTCAAAAATGTAGGCTGCCTTACAAAATAATTTCAGTGGGCAAATACAAATCAATAAGGCTGAAAAAccataaaacaggtaagcacaaggcagacACACAAACCTCCTACATTATTTTCTATTAATAGTCTAGGttacactatataagcaaaaaaaatctaattaaaaaGATTCTCGGATAGCTTCTCTAAGAGCTCAGGTTTTTGCAATTAATATCTTAATTTTCATAATTCTTTTTCACCAGGTAACCTGGGCTGACTTCTTTTGGGACATCTGCAGTGATGGTATTATTTATTACCAACCCGACTTTTCCAAAGATTACCCAAATCTTCTATCTCTCAAGAAAAGAGTAAAGGAGCTACCAGAGATTGCTGCATGGATAAAGAGGAGACCTCAGACAGAATATTAATGTAGTGAAACATTCACTGGAGTCTGAccgtgaaaataaagattctacTGGTATTACCAAAGGCCAAATGGTGTAATCTCTTTCATATTACACAGATGTTCTTGATATTGTAAATGTTTTACCCAAAGTATATTTGACATTCATTTGTATGAAGACATGGAGGTAATGTCAACAGCATATTGCTAAATAAAGCTGATGGGTAGCGCTGTACATTGGTATGACTCTCTTTGATGTTATCTCAGTCCTGCAGTGGAGTCATTCTCCTACTACTGCATGCAAGTATCATACACTGAGATTTTGTGACATTTAGGCAAAACCGATAAGTTCATATTTCAAGGGAAGTTGTGCCTctagttaggctgggttcccatggcCAAAAgtgtgtggaatgtctgcctgGAGAACATGGACTGGCATTCCACACGTTTGCACGTTCCAGCGGGCGCTAGGACCCTTTGGAAATATGCAGTCTTATAGACGGCAAAGCATTTCTGAGTAGAATGTGCAGAAAAAATATTCTATTCTTCCTGCGGACGATGACAGTGTGCCAGAAACGCATAGAAATCaatagtgtgaacacagccttaaaggggtactccggtgaaaaccttttttcttttaaatcaactggtggcagaaagttaaacatatttgtaaattacttctattaaaaaatcttaatccttcctgtacttattagctgctgaatactacagaggaaattcttttctttttggaatgctctctgatgacatcacgagcacagttctctctgctgacgttattataataataataacgctttatttattgttgtccttagtgggatttgaacccaagtcctcagcactgcaaggcagcagtgctaaccactgagccaccatgctgcccttagcatacatctgctatgcatctgctatgcatggttgctaaaatggacagagatgtcagcagagagcactgtgctcgtgatgtcatcagtgttccaaaaagaaaggaatttcctctgtagcattcagcagctaataagtactggaaggattaagattttttaatagaagtaatttacaaatatgtttaactttctgccaccagtttactCAGATCTATATATGTAttaagcctaattggctttatttgtgggagtggcgtggggtatataaccaCCCCTCTCCCACAGCTGGGGGCGTGTGTTACGTTGGCGGTAGTTCTCTAGTAGTCTACCGTGCTAGTGCATACGTCCCCCCCTGGAGAGTCGTTGGTGGTGTGAGCGgtttctatcccccgtcctcgcaGAGGTTTGTTAGGTAAGTGCCAGTGCGGCTCTGTGTCCTTCAGCCCGGGTCCGTAGTGTCGGGGCAGGCCCACCCCCAACTGGGTCGCTTGCCTCCTCGTTCTCCCCTAGGCATGTGTTTCTTGTTTTGTCTTTCCCTCCCTATCCCGAGTTCTCCCCCCGTCACTCACCTGGCCGGTCTGGTTCGTGTCTCCTAGGGGGGGGCCGCATCTGCTTTCCGGGCCTGGGGGCCCCGTCCCCCGCTCCGAGTTGCGGCCGCTGGGCTGCGGGGGGCGGGGTCTTTGCCGCCCCGGAGGTTGATGTCGCTCCTCGTGGCCACTTCGCCTCTCCAGGCCcgggggggggtgtctgctcgCCGGGCCCGAAGCCCGTTCCCTGCTCCGGTCGGTGCCGCGAGGCGGCCTGGGGCGGGGCTTCGCCGGCTCGGCGGTTCGCGTCAT
Above is a genomic segment from Hyla sarda isolate aHylSar1 chromosome 1, aHylSar1.hap1, whole genome shotgun sequence containing:
- the HPGDS gene encoding hematopoietic prostaglandin D synthase; protein product: MPNYKLTYFNFKGRAEILRYLFAYTNTEFEDHRIEYKDWPSCKDSYPFGKLPVLEIDGTVYYQSLAIGRYLAKKAGLAGKTDLDDLRIDAILDTIDDFVSRFPWDAADQEKKEYIDKFGGTVLSGLAKELGDNKWFLGKYVTWADFFWDICSDGIIYYQPDFSKDYPNLLSLKKRVKELPEIAAWIKRRPQTEY